The genomic stretch ttttcttttataagGTAActcgatttattttttcatatgtTTATTCAATTTTATACATGCGATTGCGCGGGCATTGTTCAATTGCTGTGATTGCCTGAACACCGAACTTTTAAGTAATAGTCTCGCTTTAattgttttgaagaaatttATTCATCACGCCAAAGAGGCGATATGTTAGAAATTGTATCCATGCGCCTTAAGTATTGACATGACATGCTCATTAAAGCCATCAAGAGTAACGACTTAAAAGTGATGAGCTCTAAATATCGCATATAATAAGAAGTGGCTATTAAAATCAATCCTATCCGacagaaaaacaaattaatccTACGTAATCATGCCAAACCTAACGAGAAATAGGAGTTCCATGAAGCGAGGATAGACTTATGATCGAACCAACCTCGTTTGACAATGTTTAAATTACCAAGCTTGTGTCTAtgtacaaaagaaaaggactgTATTTTTAACTgcttgaacttttaaattaattattaaggTTGTCCCcgttaaaaaaacaaattctaAATGCATCCCTTAAATGAAATCTATCGAGTTTTTCTACACACGGTTCCCCTTATAACGAAATGAGAATCATACTATTCTAAGCACATAACGTTAATCAAAATGTCATATTTCGGGTGTCTAGTAAGTTTCATGAACGAGAAGCACAATCGAAAATACAAACTtgctcacaaaaaaatataaatcttTAACGTCGTTACGCAGAAATACATCTTTTGATTAGACGATGCACATATAGGTTATCAATCTTCATGCCATTCTTATATTTACCGCATAATTTATACCCACGGGACTTCATGATCTTACTAATATATCCTTTATCCGTTTGAAAGACCAGAAGTGGAAAGGTGGGCTACGTCTAGATATAAACATAGAGCAACATGAAGTAGGCGTCTTTTGTATGGTCCCCTTAGTCTAGGATGGGCTGTCTCAAGCTCCAGTATCCAAGGCTAGTATCCAAGGCTAGACCTAATGTCGGAACCTCGATAAAACCTAGGAACTCCTGAACATGTCTCTCATTTTGGGTTGATTTCGTGTTTCCATATGCATGAGAATAGCATAGGGTATAACCATGATTGGATCTCTCATCATCTACGACGGTTGATCCATGCACGTGGCAAAAGCTCCCCtccttctattttttattttttaagtttgtaACTTCAACTCCATACAATGCTTCTTTACTTAGCAAATAACCCGAAATCTAGAACTCCCAAGAGCTGCCATACATGTGGCAGCTAAAGCTTAAAAGAACAAGGTCATGCACTCAAATGTCACAATACCACAACTATGTTGTACCATGAAATCCGCCATATCAAATCTTCCATCGAATGCGCCCAAGTTTATTTGGAACGATGGGTCATTTATCTATTTCTGtttattgagaaaaaagaaGCCGAAAGCCAtaactgaaattgaaaaagaaaaacaaaggaaagaataaaaaatccaTGGCCATTTGGCTGCCTAGTCGAACATGAACACGCAAATACAAGTTCGAGCCGTGTCGTTAAAAGATATCTGACCAGTTCGTGATTCAAGTAATAACATGCACTTTATTATGTAAAGAGACTTCCCAACTTTTGACATTGTCGGTGGGATTGCGATTCTGGGCTCGTCAATTTTGGACCGATTCCGAGTGGATAGAGTAAGTACGAATCAGGAATGCGATTTCTTCTTATGGTAAAGTCCAGAGGGGCATCTACACCGGTCTGCCccttcatctttttcctttccaagaaggaaaagtaagccaagagagagagagagagagggggaaaaaaaaaaaaaaccatcgcCATAAAAAATAAGCTACAATAAAACTAGTGGGCCTAAAGCTGACTACGAAGAGGAGCTTATGGGCCTTGTGGAGCCCATTCATTTCATAATCGAAGAATGTATATGAATGGCATTGTTGGCCCAAGAGATGGTGTTTGGGCCGAGTAGTGTTAGTCGAGGCCCATAAGAACAACAAAACCGTTTACTAGCGGGTAATTTGGCCCTCCACAATCCCAAGAAAACCGAGGCTGCCTTTAGTTCAGCATTCCCAAGAGGctttagaaaaatgcaaaatagtTTAAGCTGAGGGGCTTTGGGAAAATGTTGAGTCATATTTAGCCTCACCCCATCGTAATCTGCCCAAAGTACAACAGGTCTTCGagtaatttaattaatttaattcaGTAGgaagtgaatatgaaaatacaCTTAGTTTGAGAATTAAAATAAGCTTAGTTGTGGCAAATAAAGAGGCATAAATCATCTGACGTTTGAATGTGCGCCGAGTAACAAAATTGCGACACATGGCAAATAAAAAGGCAAAGTGAAGCGTGACATGACGAGCATTGCATTGTCCAACATTTTGTCTAATAGATTTACTCGATTCTTGTAACTCAGTGCATAGTCGATTATCTAATTATCAAACTAATTACATCGTGATGTTCTTATAAATGACGACAGCTTAAGCATTTCGAGAAGCTAAATTGCGACGCTGAACGTGCTTTGCATACTTGTAAATCTCTTTCACTTTAATACCAGAGTTTTCAAGGTGGTATAAGAGTTCCGATCCGATGTCGTCGCACATTTTTAATCGGTCGTTATTCATATGaaaatgtaaaatgaaaatgaaaatgtaaaTTCTAATCCATCCTTCGTGTTGAAGACCTGTGCTTCCCTTTGTCAATTGTCTGTACCACCCACGGGCCACCATCGTGATTCAACCATGAGCAAAGGGTCCATCGCTCGTGTCCTTTTATCTCAATCGAGTGTACTTTAATACGAAAcccaacagaaaaaaagaaagaaatcaaaggaAATCCCctctcccccccttttttttcctcttttgtccAAGTCACGCAAGCAACTTAGGTGAGCATgacaatatttttggagtagaatttttactacaaaaatacttttgaaatagaaatttatttggtaacgtaacttttggagcagaaacccGCTTAATTACATAACTTGAAGCATTTTTTTGGCTCCGAAAGTAATTTTCGAACCACCtgaaaaaagtaccaaaaaaaaaaaaaaatacttctctccaaaaatagaaaaatcaacttttgcttagaaacagaaataaaaaaattaacttaccgtcagaaattgatttttagacCAGAAGCGTGTGCGACCTTAATTACACATGACAACAAATTGGTGGGCTCTCCActcttctcttccttccttccctttttgcaattaatttgaTTACGCCATATTTATTACCATAATTTCCGATCGTGGCATTTCTTCGGGTATTTACTTTGTTGCTCGACATCGTTACATCCAGATTCTTTTAAACTCGCTGGAAAGAGCTCGAAGCTTACATTTTGCCACCGCAACCAGAAGCGAAACCCGGCCATTCACCCGGACGATTAGCGATTCAAGAAGGTCGACGCTTCCTGCGCATCAAAATCACATCGAGATCGAGATCTATAATCCAATCCCAATCCTGTAACCACTCCGATCAATCAAAGGGACAATTCGGGGTCGATCCTTATGGTGGGAGCGGGAGATAGGGTGGGGCTCATACGCACGCGACCAAGACCCACGACACGGCACGAGGCCAAAGCGAGAGTGTCGGCAGAGGCAGAGCATCTCAAGattgttattcttttttttcctcgagaTTGTTTGTTGCCAAGTCAAATTTCTTGGTCAGTCCCCACGATGCTCTTCGGCCCATCATTGCTCGTATAAACCCCAAAAAgacagaaataaaaagaaaaggccccgCCTTTAATATCTTCAAAAGGAGATATATTCCGCAGAGCTCGGCCTCGGCTGTCGGTGCAACAGGACTTCTCGAAAGCGATATTTCCACTGTTCCTCAGTTTTCCCTCCGCCCCAAAACAAAGTTGTTTGATTAAGACGATGATTGCCATTTATTCTTTCTATAACAACAACAAACCattatttttctctaatttaatTTAGGTTAGGGGAGGCGGGACACGTGGATGTAAGCAGTTGTTGATGGCTTACTGATAATTCTTTCAAAAAGTATTTCCCTAAAGAATaattcctcctttttcttttttctgttttgaggCATTTTTTAATACCCTTTTTAACGATGAGGAAACCAACCTTAAATAGGGCCAACTCGAGCTCCCGAAATACTTTTTCGGACCATGtgactttcttttccttctaggacttttttttttccttttgggtccTATTTTCTCGTATTCATCGATTATCGTATGTGCTCGttccaagaaaaaaaggaagaaattggtAAAGCATATAACGGTCGGGTATGTCCCAGACCCGTGTTCATAATAATATACAATTGCCTTGTGAAGATTTTAATGGGCTCCATGAAATGTCGTCGATGCTTCTTCGATGGACTCTTCGAAAACAACAGTTCCGCCTTCACTTCGCGCATCTGGAAGATTCGTTTAAGaatcgtttgatttttcttggttAACTTTTAGGGTTCGCAAATTTTTAATGCGGTATCGAAGTTAGATGTCATCCCTCTGGCGTGCGTATCCGTCCCACCGATCGAATTTCACGCGCCGTTCCTAATCCGACTTGCACGCGAGAGAGGTATTTTTCCTTGCATCTAATAACTTGGGACTATTGAAAAGGAATTGTCGAACGTGCATGgatagtaaaaacaaaaaaaaaaaggacaaaaagacagagaaagaagaaaccaaagaaATGTCATTGATTGAAGGTGGACCGTCTTGTAGTTTCACCAGATTTGAACACATTTAGACAAGCGGACAAGTAGGCCGTATAAACTGTTGCTTTCTATGTCGGTTGCGCCAATATTCCAatgagaaatataaaaaaataaataaaataaatagaaaatggagGGAAGCACTAACAATCACGTCGAattagagaaaacaaaatggTCAAATTTCCAGCTGCCGGGACATGCCAACAACCGATCTCTTTGTCCTTTCTCTACCGACCCTTTCCGCCCCGCTGGATTCCTTATCGTTTCTCCTTTCCTCTCTCACTACCATACATCCATTTCGTTTATTTCTCTAATCATGTTTTATATTTAATATTTCggttgacacaaaaaaaaaatgaccattttttcttttttttttgttataatcgATAAGTAATAGACTTAGTCGACAAAAACAGAGTCTGGTGAATAACAAAAGTCATGGACACGAATATACGTGTAACTGGCGAGcaataatatttctgaattcaAGCATTGCTACATATCGGTTATTTTTTACGAGTAGCAATATTTTCGAGCTTAAACGTTGTTAGATATCAGTTATATGGGAAGAAGAAGTCATTGGTATCAATATCGATGCACAATTGATGAGAGCAAGTTATTTGGGAATGAAGTCATTGAACTTCGGCGGGTAATTGATTAGTGGCGATATTTTTCGCAAGATTGTTTCTAGATAATAGGAGTCTGagaagttatttatttatttcaatcgGATAACCTTGATTTGTAAGCCTTGATTGTAGGCTACTAAATAGCCATGTCATGCTCTTTGTAAAATCCATctcaaatcaatcaaagaatTCAACATTTTTGCAAGTTTATCTTTGTTTTCGCAAGTTAAATATCTTTCAATTCTGGTACTTTAGTCGTAGTTTCAGATCTGTGTTGGTTGTATTTCTACCATTGCAATTTGTCACATATTAACTTTTGGCGAAGTGTTTTGTTCTTTGTTGAATTAAGTTCCAACGAAGTGTATTTATTAGCGAGAGCACCTGAGAAGCTCGACACCATTGCCCGGGGAGATCGAAGAATGAACATGTTAGGAGTGCGGGGCGTCAACGCCAAGTTCGAACCAACAATCTCCCCTTAGTGTTATGTTTACTCTGACAGATACTATCAATGCCAAGTTCGAACCAACAATCCCCCTTTAGTGTTATGTTTACTCCCACTTAATCCAGATATCTCATGAACAAATTTGGGACCCACCAATCTATCGTCGACTCCGATATCATCTGTTGAAAGCATGCGGGGAGATCGCTAAGAGGAGTCAAGTCCGagctcgtcaacatatccagttaaattcactcaaaagcttaagcttgaaTTATAGGTCaactttgatatattaattgttctACATCACACAAAGTCTTTAATATGGGACTTCTCAACACCAACTTACATATGCATCTCAATAGAACCTTTGGTGAAAGATCTTTCATTGACATCATTTTCAGCGAaacaatatcaattttttttttttggcaattacgATGGTCCTGCCCTCGACTCTTATATGTCAAGACGTCAGGAGGAAAATGATCTTCTTGTGAGTGCATCAGTTTCTTCTTCCGGTAAAACGTGGGTATGTCCAAATTGGCATGTGTTAAAAGATCAACGGTTTGAGTTCTggataaatattccacgtgatTAATGGATCTAGCCATGTTTCTAATAACAACGAGGGTGGGGCGAGCAGAGATCCATGTCGATAAAAGCGAAGTCCTTACTTTCGAGAGAAATGAACGCactaaaaaaattgcacaaatatAGTTTCTTTTCTCAGTTCCTCAGGAAAATTCGGGCAACcaagacggaaaaaaaaaatgccgaaACGAATACGAACGCATTGCGCGAAGCGAAGTCGTTAACGAAGGACAAGCGCGCACCATTACACGATCACAATGCAAGGTGGTCAATCACATCTCGGGTTACTCCGTTCGAAACGAAAACTCGCGTATCGTCTTTTCCCACCCGAGGAACAACCGAGAGCAGATGTACCTAAGTCAATTCGGAAACAACAATATTGTTGTCCTAAATGGGTGTATGTTTCGGTTGGACTTTGGTGGCAATGTTTGATGTAATATGATGGGTGATCAATGACCTAACGCCTCTCACCCACTCCCCCTTGTACACGCACTGCATGGACGCTATTCTTGCTAAGGCTTGTGAAAATCTGTCGAAGCTTCATCTCCAGCGCTTAACCAATCTAGAATTATGACTTTTGATAAGTTCTTATCTGGTCgttcatttgatttttcttttcttttaatgggATGGCGTCGTTGAAGGAGACCTCTCAGTGCAACTATGTCGATCTGTTCGACCCTTCTTTTTTATAATGATTTTCTCAGTTCGTGAGACCCACTGCAGCACAATTCTGTGCAGGAGAGGCCAGAGCACTGAATGCACAGAGTTAATACCATTTTGAACAcagcaagcaaaaaaaaaaaaaaaaatagtttcaccAGCTCTGGTTGGATCTGACCATATATATACGTTTacattatatatatgtatgtatgtatgtatgtatgtatgcaattggaacaaaaatattgaTTGTGGAAATATCTTTCGCCACCgagaaaataacaagaaaagaaCGGAAGAAATCGATCATGGTATGCAAGGATCGAAGcaaaactttgaattttggtgGAATGTCgacaaaataatttaaattatgGGCGTTTCGGAAACTTAAACGAGCTATAATTGTGTCAAACGAGGTTAAATATATGGATGAATATGTTCTCGATAGTCGCCGGTAGCCGGCcatcaaatggaaaaaaaaaagggggaagagaaagaaaacaaaaaagagaaaaagaaaagaataattcaAAGATTATTAagataaacataaaaaattatgtatGTCAGCACCGGACAGATaaactgaattgaccaaaaaaaaaaaagagtttatgattgaattagcataattgtagtaggttttagactttttttttttagtaattttttccaaGATAATCCACTTCTCCCATTTTACAAACAAGGAGTAACATTTGGTGAATTACAATTTTTGTCTTGTTTCACCAACCGACGGTATCCAAAATTAGACATTGACAAGAACTGGCAGCGACTGTCTCTGGATGTTCCAAGTTCCACCGACGAGCGTTGGACGTGGGTAATTTCCACGGAAGTCAAATGAGATCAATTCCCCTCggattattatttaaaaaaaaacaaaagaaacataaaaatataaaattttaccCTACTACGACTGATCCGTAGCTCGGGGGTAGAATTTGCAGGACCCTGTATCCAaggaatttgcaaaaaaaaacatctctctctctctctctctctctctctctatgttttTCCATGAAAATGGTGAAGCAAGCCTTTCTAGGTTGGCATCGTAGAAATCTGCATCTGCTTATTTACAGAGACCAATCATTGGGTCGAGCTCGCATCTGCTTAAAATAAAGCGCATCATCGCTAGCCAACCCTTCTTCTTGGTCGAGATGAAAGGAacagagattaaaaaaaaaacgagagaaAGTAAAAGTcgcataaaaaaagaaaaggaaaagaaagtcaATGAAATCGAGCCAGAGccagagacacagagagagtaTAGAAAGCAACGTACAAAATCATGTGGGTGGTGGGGTCGAAGTGGAGGGgaacatcaagaaaagaaatcaagaagcccgaaaaagaaaaattaataatacaGCTAGCAGACCGTTCAGCGACGTGACCGCCTAAAATCCACATGTGTTCTCTCCCTCGCTCCCTCTCTGTTTTCCATTTAATTATTTGATTAACGAATTAATCTTGATTAGCTGAGTGTATCAGATCTTTTGCTGTCTAATCGATtcctccattctttttttttttaacctttccAATTTGTTAATTTTCACCACCCCGAAGAGAGTGAAATGCCGTTCCGGAAGTACCTTTCTGTCTGGAGCTTCAACAGTTGGAGATCATTAACTCGTAAGGTGGTGGCAACGTTAACGTCTCCCTGTTGACGTGtaaacacgagagagagagagagagagagagagagagagagaggagggggggggttCTTGCTTTTTTGATGATTGCTTGTTGTTAGTGTTAAGGTTAATGTCTTGTGGCCTCATTAGCAGTGTCGGCGGAGAAGCTGTTGAGCGgagcacccaaaagaaaaataaaaaaaaggacgaACAAATggataaataaaacaaaatgggTGGCGCAGAGCtggaagaagctcttgaagagtCTTGTCTTCCTCACTCACGCCCTgcgaaattttcaatttttcactttctaCTTTAGCTTGGTCGTACTCACAAAAAGGCATAGAAAAAGAGAGGAGTGGGGGGTGTCTTCTTTTGGAACACTCTTCATGATGCAAGAGCAATTGAACTGGCCCGGGGGTTTGTTCTCTCGTAGTAAACAAGATATGGAAAGGGTGTTGGAGAGGAAGTAGTGTTtgggtttttctttatttttagtaATGTAGCATaaaaatatcttcttctttttttaaagaaattcatTCCAACTGGTAGGTGTAGATGACAGGGACAGAGATTGTGATTATTACGATTATTAATAGCTCTCCTTTTAATCTGTTTGCTGTGGTTGATGGAGGAAGAAGCAAGGAATGATAAGTGAGAGAAAAGGAAGCTGCTTTCATTTCTcacagagggagagggagggagagagagagagagcactcgAGCGTCATTTCTTCTCTCCTTCAACACATTGCTTCCTTTCGAGTTCACTGTTAACATGAGATCTCTCTGTGTGACTGTCCTCAGTCTCCTCGCCACTTAGATCTGAACCCCAAATTCTGTTGCTTTCGTTTGGATTCTGTGTTCTTGCACCAAGAGGGGCTGAAAATCAAGAACGGTAATAAGAGCAGAACGAAATGGAGGTGAGTGCCGGTTTAGTAGCGGGCTCTCACAACAGGAACGAGCTGGTTGTCATCCGCCGCGAGAATGAACTCGGAGTAAGGCTCACTCTGCTTCAGACGGCAATTACGATGGTGTCTTTTTTGGGGACAATTGAGGTTCTTGGCCTTGTTAATTGCTCAATTCTTCCTGTTTCTCGATTTGCAGGCAAAGCCAGTGCAGCAGTTGAGCGGGCAAATTTGCCAGATTTGCGGCGACGACGTTGGGTTGACCGCGGACGGCGAGCTATTCGTCGCCTGCAATGAGTGTGCATTCCCCATTTGCAGGACTTGCTATGAGTATGAGCGGCGCGAGGGAAGCCAAATTTGTCCTCAGTGCAAAACCAGATTCAAGCGCTTAAAGGGTATGTGAATTTGGCGTTTTCTTGGAAGTTCACGAGAGAATGTAGCGTGGAATCAACGACTGAGTGACTAAGGGAGTTTGTGCTGCTTGTGTGATGATGCAGGGTGTGCAAGAGTGGATGGAGATGAGGAAGAGGATGGTGTGGATGACTTGGAGAATGAGTTCAACTTTGACGGGAGGCACAGGCAAGAGATGGATCGCCAGGGATACGGTCTAGATGCAATGCTTCATGGCCATATGAGCTACGGCCGTGGCTCGGATTCGGATCTGTCTCAAGTTCATCATCTGCCCCAAGTCCCACTCCTCACCAATGGTCAAATGGTACTTAATCCTGTCTGTTCTTTGTTTACTTGCTTCACAGCTTCCCTCTTTTCTTTAGCACTTTGATAATTGACATTTCTCTAAGTAAATCAGCGAGTGAAAATGGAATTATGGGTATAGGTTGATGATATTCCTCCGGAGCACCACGCTTTGGTCCCAGCCTACATGGGAGCtggaggcggtggcggcggtggcggcaaaAGGATCCACCCACTTCCTTTCACTGATTCTGGTCTTCCAGgtattttgatttccttttccctttttcctttacTTATGCGTTTTAGATTCGAGTGATTTAATTTCTTTGAGAATCTGAGTCTGTGAAGTTGGAATTGCAAGTATACAACTGACGGTTGTTTGTGTGAACTCCTTTCTGTAGTGCAACCTCGATCCATGGATCCTTCAAAGGACTTGGCTGCTTATGGATATGGAAGTGTTGCTTGGAAAGAGAGGATGGAGAGTTGGAAACAAAGGCAAGAGAAACTACAGATGACGAAGAACGAGAAAGGTGGCAAGGATTGGGACGATGATGGGGACAACCCGGATCTACCACTGTAAGTTCTGTTCTCGTCAAATTTGATGAGTTGCATTGCTAAACCAGTCTTCTCTTTTCTCGGAAGGTTATGTAACAATTCCTGTTTGAGAAGTCAATTATGTATGGCTTAGTTCTTGCATAGTTTCCGCATATGTTGAGATTAGTAATTGCGGGTCTCTAATGCTATGGGTTTTCCATCTGCAACGTGAATCAGAATGGATGAGGCGAGACAGCCGCTGTCAAGAAAGTTGCCCATTCCCTCCAGCCAAATCAATCCCTACAGAATGATCATCGTCATCCGGCTTGTAGTAGCTGGATTCTTTTTCCATTACAGAGTTACGCATCCTGTCAATGATGCATACGCATTGTGGCTCATATCTGTTATCTGTGAGATCTGGTTTGCTCTCTCGTGGATCCTGGATCAATTCCCCAAATGGCTCCCTATTGACCGGGAGACATACCTCGACAGACTTTCCCTGAGGTTATAGATTCTGCCTGCCATTTTCACACTATTTTGTCGATCTTAATGTGGATTTGTAAAGTATTCAATTTGGCATCGTTCTTTAGGTATGAGAAGGAGGGCCAACCTTCTCTACTTGCTCCAATAGATATATTTGTGAGTACTGTCGACCCACTGAAGGAACCCCCCCTGGTGACCGCAAATACTGTCTTATCAATTCTAGCCGTGGACTACCCTGTTGATAAGGTGTCCTGTTATGTTTCGGATGACGGTGCTGCTATGCTGACATTCGAAGCACTCTCAGAAACATCAGAATTTGCAAGAAAATGGGTCCCTTTCTGTAAGAAATTCAACATTGAGCCAAGGGCACCCGATTTTTATTTTGCTCAGAGGATAGATTATCTCAAAGATAAGGTTCTGGCATCCTTTGTGAAGGAGCGAAGAGCAATGAAGGTAATGGAAGTGCCAAATTTAGTTTATCAATTGCTCTTTGCAGATGATAGCCAAATTCTTAATTCTGTTCTTGCTGTGTTGGCAGAGAGAGTATGAGGAGTTTAAGGTTCGCATAAATGCTTTGGTGGCCAAAGCCCAAAAGGTTCCTGAGGAAGGATGGACGATGCAGGACGGAACGCCATGGCCTGGAAATAACGTCCGTGATCATCCTGGCATGATTCAGGTATGCAAAGATATCATattcagttttaaaactttGTTGATGTGAGATGAGATTAACTGCTTATTCCTGCTATCTTTAATAGGTGTTTCTTGGCCAAAGTGGAGGACATGACTCCGACGGGAATGAGTTACCTCGCCTTGTCTATGTTTCCAGAGAGAAGAGGCCTGGCTTTAATCACCACAAAAAAGCAGGAGCTATGAATGCTTTGGTAAGTGCCATAAGGAGCCACCTCAGTTGGTGAAGaccctttttttcctctctccatTGAGCTTTCTGTGAACTTTTGTTCGTCTAACAGGTCAGAGTCTCCGCTGTGCTTACAAATGCACCTTATCTTTTGAATCTGGATTGTGATCACTACTTCAATAATAGTAAGGCTATCAGAGAGTCAATGTGCTTCATGATGGACCCACTTCTTGGCAAAAGGGTGTGCTATGTCCAGTTCCCTCAAAGATTTGATGGTATCGATAGGCACGATCGATACGCCAATCGGAACACCGTGTTTTTCGATGTAAGCATGCAATTATCAGCCATTGAATTTCCTCATGCCCATTGCAACCACCCTGTCATTATTTCTGTGCAAGAAGATCTGACTgagaaatttctctcttttagaTTAATATGAAGGGTCTGGATGGCATTCAAGGTCCTATTTATGTGGGGACTGGCTGTGTATTCAGAAGACTGGCACTCTATGGTTATGATGCTCCAAAAGCAAAGAAGCCACCGACCAGAACTTGCAACTGCTTGCCAAAGtggtgctgctgctgttgctccgggaagaagaagaagaagaagaccaccAAGCCTAAGACCGAACTAAAGAAGAAATATTCTAAAAAAGGAGGTGCAGGTACTCTGCCACCTTTGGAAGGTATCGAAGAGGGCATTGAAGGTGAGATTCTGCTTTTGCATGAGGTCCACTTAATTGTCTACTGTTGGTTTGCCTTTTCTCTCACTATCTCAATGGCGTCAATCGGCggatattttttattcttccGAGAGCTTGTTTTCTATGGGGTTGTGTCCTAGTTAACATATGTTCCAATTTGAACTTAACAGATTTTGCTTCCTAAGTCATGCTCATAATAGTAGTTCTTTTAATTTGTCATCTAAACATT from Rhodamnia argentea isolate NSW1041297 chromosome 2, ASM2092103v1, whole genome shotgun sequence encodes the following:
- the LOC115744725 gene encoding probable cellulose synthase A catalytic subunit 5 [UDP-forming] — translated: MEVSAGLVAGSHNRNELVVIRRENELGAKPVQQLSGQICQICGDDVGLTADGELFVACNECAFPICRTCYEYERREGSQICPQCKTRFKRLKGCARVDGDEEEDGVDDLENEFNFDGRHRQEMDRQGYGLDAMLHGHMSYGRGSDSDLSQVHHLPQVPLLTNGQMVDDIPPEHHALVPAYMGAGGGGGGGGKRIHPLPFTDSGLPVQPRSMDPSKDLAAYGYGSVAWKERMESWKQRQEKLQMTKNEKGGKDWDDDGDNPDLPLMDEARQPLSRKLPIPSSQINPYRMIIVIRLVVAGFFFHYRVTHPVNDAYALWLISVICEIWFALSWILDQFPKWLPIDRETYLDRLSLRYEKEGQPSLLAPIDIFVSTVDPLKEPPLVTANTVLSILAVDYPVDKVSCYVSDDGAAMLTFEALSETSEFARKWVPFCKKFNIEPRAPDFYFAQRIDYLKDKVLASFVKERRAMKREYEEFKVRINALVAKAQKVPEEGWTMQDGTPWPGNNVRDHPGMIQVFLGQSGGHDSDGNELPRLVYVSREKRPGFNHHKKAGAMNALVRVSAVLTNAPYLLNLDCDHYFNNSKAIRESMCFMMDPLLGKRVCYVQFPQRFDGIDRHDRYANRNTVFFDINMKGLDGIQGPIYVGTGCVFRRLALYGYDAPKAKKPPTRTCNCLPKWCCCCCSGKKKKKKTTKPKTELKKKYSKKGGAGTLPPLEGIEEGIEGIEAENQTPQHKLEKKFGQSPVFVASTLLEDGGTLKGASPASLLKEAIHVISCGYEDKTEWGKEVGWIYGSVTEDILTGFKMHCHGWRSIYCIPARPAFKGSAPINLSDRLHQVLRWALGSIEIFLSRHCPLWYGYGGGLKWLERLSYINATVYPWTSIPLLAYCTLPAVCLLTGKFITPELNNVASLWFLSLFICIFATSILEMRWSGVGIDDWWRNEQFWVIGGVSAHLFAVFQGLLKVLAGVDTNFTVTSKAGEDEDFSELYAFKWTTLLIPPTTLLIINLIGVVAGVSNAINNGYESWGPLFGKLFFAFWVIVHLYPFLKGLLGRQNRTPTIIIVWSILLASIFSLLWVRIDPFLAKSDGPVLEECGLDCN